From one uncultured Desulfovibrio sp. genomic stretch:
- the mtnA gene encoding S-methyl-5-thioribose-1-phosphate isomerase has translation MEDHIRFDDARQELHLLDQRLLPTEERIVVCRTVAEVIAALRTMVVRGAPAIGVTAGFGAVLALARLVEQAPGTPWQTAYAQALDLLAHARPTAVNLHWAVERMRRCWQQHSQLSAAELLPRMLDEAHAMQREDVATCRALGQAGQHVLADGQTVMTHCNAGALATAGYGTALGVIRAAVEAGKHIRVIANETRPFLQGARLTAWELQRDHIPVTVACDNACALLMGRGMVDAVVVGADRIAANGDTANKIGTCGVAMLAQAFAIPFYVAAPLSTIDVQTADGSAIPIEERPADEVRQLGGRPVCPEGVPVYNFAFDVTPARYITGIITEKGILQPPFTASIAAALSARA, from the coding sequence ATGGAAGATCATATCCGCTTTGATGATGCCCGCCAGGAACTGCACCTGCTGGACCAGCGTCTGCTGCCCACGGAAGAACGCATCGTTGTCTGCCGCACGGTTGCGGAGGTCATTGCTGCCCTCAGGACCATGGTCGTGCGCGGCGCGCCGGCCATCGGCGTGACCGCCGGCTTCGGCGCCGTGCTGGCGCTGGCCCGCCTGGTGGAGCAGGCCCCCGGCACGCCCTGGCAGACCGCCTATGCCCAGGCCCTGGACCTGCTGGCCCATGCCCGGCCCACGGCCGTGAATCTGCACTGGGCCGTGGAGCGCATGCGCCGCTGCTGGCAGCAGCATTCCCAGCTTTCCGCTGCCGAGCTGCTGCCCAGAATGCTGGACGAGGCCCACGCCATGCAGCGCGAGGATGTGGCCACCTGCCGCGCCCTGGGGCAGGCGGGGCAGCATGTGCTGGCCGACGGCCAGACCGTCATGACCCACTGCAATGCCGGGGCACTGGCCACAGCGGGCTACGGCACGGCCCTGGGCGTCATCCGCGCCGCCGTGGAGGCCGGCAAGCACATCCGGGTCATTGCCAACGAAACCCGCCCCTTTCTGCAGGGGGCGCGCCTCACCGCCTGGGAACTGCAACGCGACCACATTCCCGTTACCGTGGCCTGCGACAATGCCTGCGCCCTGCTCATGGGCCGGGGCATGGTGGATGCCGTGGTGGTGGGGGCCGATCGCATCGCTGCCAATGGCGATACGGCCAACAAGATCGGCACCTGCGGCGTGGCCATGCTGGCGCAGGCCTTTGCCATTCCCTTCTACGTGGCTGCTCCCCTCTCCACCATTGATGTGCAGACTGCCGACGGCAGCGCCATTCCCATCGAGGAGCGCCCGGCCGATGAAGTACGCCAGCTGGGTGGCCGGCCGGTCTGCCCCGAGGGCGTGCCCGTCTACAATTTTGCCTTCGATGTGACCCCCGCACGGTATATCACTGGCATTATCACGGAAAAAGGCATACTACAGCCGCCGTTCACGGCATCCATAGCCGCGGCGCTGTCCGCCCGTGCCTGA